A single window of Gossypium hirsutum isolate 1008001.06 chromosome A10, Gossypium_hirsutum_v2.1, whole genome shotgun sequence DNA harbors:
- the LOC107896596 gene encoding uncharacterized protein isoform X3 has protein sequence METPSAEELLKKIQILEAGHADLKQEISILKQSGGDSKANSTHQRSHSTSPRRPRFPGNAAKLAAWKKDSASFRHSSPLRRESRNNDTVNGDSGTGGDLGVGGRGGAIERTGNVGPAAVNFTNSQYLNIFQSMGQSVHIFDLSGRIIYWNKTAEKLYGYSAAEALEQDAIQLLVDHRDFAVALNIVHCVMTGDSWTGQFPFKNKMGERFLAVATYTPFYDEDDDDDSSLVGIICVSSDTQPLQERRAAVLAGKQPEGDSTFSRSKNAVSAKLGLDPQQPMQTAIASELTNLALKVSNKMKSRIKMGEYCVGREGESGDGHYLDHGCAIAAHSDLKEDAVSSGACTPRGSIYPSAFGVFSPLDEKSPMNTSHDSGDESEGKPAIQKIMTLVGKKGISWPWKETDRAGSEARTNRFVWPGLANDQENDLFVQKSSYSAAKSEGHVNENNTPVNNEPSGSWSSSVNVNSTSSVSSFGSTSSSAVNRAEMDVDCLDYEILWEDLTIGDQIGQGSCGTVYHGLWFESEVAVKVFSKQEYADDVINAFREEVSLMKRLRHPNVLLFMGVVVSSQRLCIVTEFLPRGSLFQLLQRNTTKLGWRRRVSMALDIARGMNYLHNCNPPIIHRDLKSSNLLVDKNWTVKVGDFGLSRLKHKTYLTTKSGKGTPQWMAPEVLRSEPSDEKYVDPIPHPLNCTSPMFIALVSYYGS, from the exons ATGGAAACCCCTTCAGCAGAGGagcttttgaagaagatccaAATACTTGAAGCGGGACATGCCGATCTCAAGCAagaaatttctattttaaaacaATCCGGTGGCGATTCCAAGGCCAATTCAACTCATCAAAGATCTCACTCTACTTCCCCTCGACGTCCGCGCTTCCCGGGGAACGCGGCGAAGCTTGCTGCTTGGAAGAAAGATTCAGCTTCGTTTCGGCACTCCTCGCCGTTGCGAAGAGAGAGCAGAAACAATGACACTGTCAATGGCGACAGCGGCACCGGAGGAGATTTAGGAGTAGGAGGAAGAGGAGGAGCTATCGAAAGAACCGGGAACGTCGGGCCAGCTGCCGTCAATTTCACTAACAGCCAGTATTTGAATATATTTCAGTCTATGGGGCAATCTGTTCATATATTTGATCTTAGTGGCCGTATAATTTATTG GAATAAAACTGCCGAAAAACTTTATGGTTATTCAGCAGCAGAGGCTTTAGAGCAAGATGCCATTCAACTTCTTGTTGATCATAGGGACTTCGCTGTTGCACTTAATATTGTTCATTGTGTTATGACGGGGGATAGCTGGACTGGGCAATTTCCTTTCAAGAATAAAATGGGGGAGAGGTTTTTGGCTGTTGCAACTTATACTCCTTTTTATGATGAGGATGATGACGATGATAGTTCATTGGTTGGAATCATTTGTGTATCCAGTGATACTCAGCCTTTGCAAGAAAGGAGAGCTGCAGTGTTGGCTGGAAAGCAACCTGAAGGAGATTCAACCTTTAGCCGGTCTAAAAATGCTGTCTCAGCTAAACTTGGTCTGGATCCTCAACAACCTATGCAAACAGCAATTGCATCAGAACTAACAAATTTG GCGCTTAAGGTGAGCAACAAAATGAAGTCCAGAATTAAGATGGGAGAGTATTGTGTCGGTCGTGAAGGAGAAAGTGGAGATGGTCATTATTTGGACCATGGTTGCGCCATCGCAGCTCATTCTGATCTTAAAGAAGATGCAGTTTCCAGTGGAGCTTGTACACCTAGGGGAAGTATTTACCCATCTGCCTTTGGTGTCTTTTCTCCGTTGGATGAAAAGTCCCCCATGAACACCTCTCACGATTCTGGTGATGAGAGTGAAGGAAAACCTGCAATCCAAAAGATTATGACCTTAGTGGGTAAAAAGGGGATATCGTGGCCTTGGAAAGAGACTGATCGAGCAGGATCAGAGGCAAGAACTAATCGTTTTGTATGGCCTGGATTGGCAAATGATCAAGAGAATGATTTATTTGTACAGAAAAGCTCATATTCTGCTGCAAAATCTGAAGGCCACGTTAATGAAAATAATACCCCTGTCAATAATGAGCCATCGGGCTCGTGGTCATCCTCTGTTAATGTTAACAGCACCAGCAGTGTTAGCAGCTTTGGAAGTACTAGCAGTAGTGCAGTTAATAGAGCTGAGATGGATGTCGATTGTTTAGATTACGAAATCTTGTGGGAGGACTTGACAATTGGAGATCAAATTGGGCAAG gttcttgtggaacagtgTATCATGGTCTGTGGTTTGAATCC GAGGTTGCAGTCAAGGTATTCTCGAAGCAGGAATATGCAGATGATGTAATAAATGCCTTCAGAGAGGAG GTATCTCTTATGAAAAGACTTCGGCATCCAAATGTTCTGTTGTTCATGGGAGTTGTGGTTTCATCTCAACGTCTCTGCATTGTCACAGAGTTCCTTCCACG TGGGAGTTTGTTTCAGTTACTACAAAGGAATACTACCAAATTAGGTTGGAGACGGCGTGTCAGTATGGCTTTGGATATT GCACGAGGCATGAATTATCTTCACAATTGCAATCCACCTATCATTCATCGTGATTTGAAGTCTTCAAATCTTCTAGTGGATAAGAATTGGACCGTGAAG GTTGGCGATTTTGGTTTGTCACGTCTCAAGCACAAAACATATCTCACAACAAAGTCGGGGAAAGGAACG CCTCAATGGATGGCGCCTGAAGTTCTTCGCAGTGAACCCTCAGATGAGAAGTATGTTGATCCCATTCCGCACCCTTTGAATTGCACAA GTCCGATGTTTATAGCTTTGGTGTCATATTATGGGAGCTAG
- the LOC107896596 gene encoding uncharacterized protein isoform X1, with product METPSAEELLKKIQILEAGHADLKQEISILKQSGGDSKANSTHQRSHSTSPRRPRFPGNAAKLAAWKKDSASFRHSSPLRRESRNNDTVNGDSGTGGDLGVGGRGGAIERTGNVGPAAVNFTNSQYLNIFQSMGQSVHIFDLSGRIIYWNKTAEKLYGYSAAEALEQDAIQLLVDHRDFAVALNIVHCVMTGDSWTGQFPFKNKMGERFLAVATYTPFYDEDDDDDSSLVGIICVSSDTQPLQERRAAVLAGKQPEGDSTFSRSKNAVSAKLGLDPQQPMQTAIASELTNLALKVSNKMKSRIKMGEYCVGREGESGDGHYLDHGCAIAAHSDLKEDAVSSGACTPRGSIYPSAFGVFSPLDEKSPMNTSHDSGDESEGKPAIQKIMTLVGKKGISWPWKETDRAGSEARTNRFVWPGLANDQENDLFVQKSSYSAAKSEGHVNENNTPVNNEPSGSWSSSVNVNSTSSVSSFGSTSSSAVNRAEMDVDCLDYEILWEDLTIGDQIGQGSCGTVYHGLWFESEVAVKVFSKQEYADDVINAFREEVSLMKRLRHPNVLLFMGVVVSSQRLCIVTEFLPRGSLFQLLQRNTTKLGWRRRVSMALDIARGMNYLHNCNPPIIHRDLKSSNLLVDKNWTVKVGDFGLSRLKHKTYLTTKSGKGTPQWMAPEVLRSEPSDEKSDVYSFGVILWELATEKIPWEKHNAMQLVAAVGFMNQSLEIPKELDPRWASIIEICWNSDPKSRPTFQELLNKLRDLQRQYTLQLQQARNSAEEKEI from the exons ATGGAAACCCCTTCAGCAGAGGagcttttgaagaagatccaAATACTTGAAGCGGGACATGCCGATCTCAAGCAagaaatttctattttaaaacaATCCGGTGGCGATTCCAAGGCCAATTCAACTCATCAAAGATCTCACTCTACTTCCCCTCGACGTCCGCGCTTCCCGGGGAACGCGGCGAAGCTTGCTGCTTGGAAGAAAGATTCAGCTTCGTTTCGGCACTCCTCGCCGTTGCGAAGAGAGAGCAGAAACAATGACACTGTCAATGGCGACAGCGGCACCGGAGGAGATTTAGGAGTAGGAGGAAGAGGAGGAGCTATCGAAAGAACCGGGAACGTCGGGCCAGCTGCCGTCAATTTCACTAACAGCCAGTATTTGAATATATTTCAGTCTATGGGGCAATCTGTTCATATATTTGATCTTAGTGGCCGTATAATTTATTG GAATAAAACTGCCGAAAAACTTTATGGTTATTCAGCAGCAGAGGCTTTAGAGCAAGATGCCATTCAACTTCTTGTTGATCATAGGGACTTCGCTGTTGCACTTAATATTGTTCATTGTGTTATGACGGGGGATAGCTGGACTGGGCAATTTCCTTTCAAGAATAAAATGGGGGAGAGGTTTTTGGCTGTTGCAACTTATACTCCTTTTTATGATGAGGATGATGACGATGATAGTTCATTGGTTGGAATCATTTGTGTATCCAGTGATACTCAGCCTTTGCAAGAAAGGAGAGCTGCAGTGTTGGCTGGAAAGCAACCTGAAGGAGATTCAACCTTTAGCCGGTCTAAAAATGCTGTCTCAGCTAAACTTGGTCTGGATCCTCAACAACCTATGCAAACAGCAATTGCATCAGAACTAACAAATTTG GCGCTTAAGGTGAGCAACAAAATGAAGTCCAGAATTAAGATGGGAGAGTATTGTGTCGGTCGTGAAGGAGAAAGTGGAGATGGTCATTATTTGGACCATGGTTGCGCCATCGCAGCTCATTCTGATCTTAAAGAAGATGCAGTTTCCAGTGGAGCTTGTACACCTAGGGGAAGTATTTACCCATCTGCCTTTGGTGTCTTTTCTCCGTTGGATGAAAAGTCCCCCATGAACACCTCTCACGATTCTGGTGATGAGAGTGAAGGAAAACCTGCAATCCAAAAGATTATGACCTTAGTGGGTAAAAAGGGGATATCGTGGCCTTGGAAAGAGACTGATCGAGCAGGATCAGAGGCAAGAACTAATCGTTTTGTATGGCCTGGATTGGCAAATGATCAAGAGAATGATTTATTTGTACAGAAAAGCTCATATTCTGCTGCAAAATCTGAAGGCCACGTTAATGAAAATAATACCCCTGTCAATAATGAGCCATCGGGCTCGTGGTCATCCTCTGTTAATGTTAACAGCACCAGCAGTGTTAGCAGCTTTGGAAGTACTAGCAGTAGTGCAGTTAATAGAGCTGAGATGGATGTCGATTGTTTAGATTACGAAATCTTGTGGGAGGACTTGACAATTGGAGATCAAATTGGGCAAG gttcttgtggaacagtgTATCATGGTCTGTGGTTTGAATCC GAGGTTGCAGTCAAGGTATTCTCGAAGCAGGAATATGCAGATGATGTAATAAATGCCTTCAGAGAGGAG GTATCTCTTATGAAAAGACTTCGGCATCCAAATGTTCTGTTGTTCATGGGAGTTGTGGTTTCATCTCAACGTCTCTGCATTGTCACAGAGTTCCTTCCACG TGGGAGTTTGTTTCAGTTACTACAAAGGAATACTACCAAATTAGGTTGGAGACGGCGTGTCAGTATGGCTTTGGATATT GCACGAGGCATGAATTATCTTCACAATTGCAATCCACCTATCATTCATCGTGATTTGAAGTCTTCAAATCTTCTAGTGGATAAGAATTGGACCGTGAAG GTTGGCGATTTTGGTTTGTCACGTCTCAAGCACAAAACATATCTCACAACAAAGTCGGGGAAAGGAACG CCTCAATGGATGGCGCCTGAAGTTCTTCGCAGTGAACCCTCAGATGAGAA GTCCGATGTTTATAGCTTTGGTGTCATATTATGGGAGCTAGCTACGGAGAAGATACCTTGGGAGAAACACAACGCAATGCAG TTGGTTGCAGCGGTAGGATTCATGAACCAAAGTCTAGAGATTCCAAAGGAACTAGACCCACGGTGGGCTTCTATAATTGAGATTTGCTGGAACAG TGATCCAAAGAGCCGGCCAACGTTCCAGGAACTCCTTAACAAGCTTAGAGATCTTCAAAGACAATATACTCTCCAACTTCAGCAAGCTCGTAACTCGGCCGAAGAAAAGGAAATATGA
- the LOC107896596 gene encoding uncharacterized protein isoform X2, giving the protein METPSAEELLKKIQILEAGHADLKQEISILKQSGGDSKANSTHQRSHSTSPRRPRFPGNAAKLAAWKKDSASFRHSSPLRRESRNNDTVNGDSGTGGDLGVGGRGGAIERTGNVGPAAVNFTNSQYLNIFQSMGQSVHIFDLSGRIIYWNKTAEKLYGYSAAEALEQDAIQLLVDHRDFAVALNIVHCVMTGDSWTGQFPFKNKMGERFLAVATYTPFYDEDDDDDSSLVGIICVSSDTQPLQERRAAVLAGKQPEGDSTFSRSKNAVSAKLGLDPQQPMQTAIASELTNLALKVSNKMKSRIKMGEYCVGREGESGDGHYLDHGCAIAAHSDLKEDAVSSGACTPRGSIYPSAFGVFSPLDEKSPMNTSHDSGDESEGKPAIQKIMTLVGKKGISWPWKETDRAGSEARTNRFVWPGLANDQENDLFVQKSSYSAAKSEGHVNENNTPVNNEPSGSWSSSVNVNSTSSVSSFGSTSSSAVNRAEMDVDCLDYEILWEDLTIGDQIGQGSCGTVYHGLWFESEVAVKVFSKQEYADDVINAFREEVSLMKRLRHPNVLLFMGVVVSSQRLCIVTEFLPRGSLFQLLQRNTTKLGWRRRVSMALDIARGMNYLHNCNPPIIHRDLKSSNLLVDKNWTVKVGDFGLSRLKHKTYLTTKSGKGTPQWMAPEVLRSEPSDEKSDVYSFGVILWELATEKIPWEKHNAMQNICSWLQR; this is encoded by the exons ATGGAAACCCCTTCAGCAGAGGagcttttgaagaagatccaAATACTTGAAGCGGGACATGCCGATCTCAAGCAagaaatttctattttaaaacaATCCGGTGGCGATTCCAAGGCCAATTCAACTCATCAAAGATCTCACTCTACTTCCCCTCGACGTCCGCGCTTCCCGGGGAACGCGGCGAAGCTTGCTGCTTGGAAGAAAGATTCAGCTTCGTTTCGGCACTCCTCGCCGTTGCGAAGAGAGAGCAGAAACAATGACACTGTCAATGGCGACAGCGGCACCGGAGGAGATTTAGGAGTAGGAGGAAGAGGAGGAGCTATCGAAAGAACCGGGAACGTCGGGCCAGCTGCCGTCAATTTCACTAACAGCCAGTATTTGAATATATTTCAGTCTATGGGGCAATCTGTTCATATATTTGATCTTAGTGGCCGTATAATTTATTG GAATAAAACTGCCGAAAAACTTTATGGTTATTCAGCAGCAGAGGCTTTAGAGCAAGATGCCATTCAACTTCTTGTTGATCATAGGGACTTCGCTGTTGCACTTAATATTGTTCATTGTGTTATGACGGGGGATAGCTGGACTGGGCAATTTCCTTTCAAGAATAAAATGGGGGAGAGGTTTTTGGCTGTTGCAACTTATACTCCTTTTTATGATGAGGATGATGACGATGATAGTTCATTGGTTGGAATCATTTGTGTATCCAGTGATACTCAGCCTTTGCAAGAAAGGAGAGCTGCAGTGTTGGCTGGAAAGCAACCTGAAGGAGATTCAACCTTTAGCCGGTCTAAAAATGCTGTCTCAGCTAAACTTGGTCTGGATCCTCAACAACCTATGCAAACAGCAATTGCATCAGAACTAACAAATTTG GCGCTTAAGGTGAGCAACAAAATGAAGTCCAGAATTAAGATGGGAGAGTATTGTGTCGGTCGTGAAGGAGAAAGTGGAGATGGTCATTATTTGGACCATGGTTGCGCCATCGCAGCTCATTCTGATCTTAAAGAAGATGCAGTTTCCAGTGGAGCTTGTACACCTAGGGGAAGTATTTACCCATCTGCCTTTGGTGTCTTTTCTCCGTTGGATGAAAAGTCCCCCATGAACACCTCTCACGATTCTGGTGATGAGAGTGAAGGAAAACCTGCAATCCAAAAGATTATGACCTTAGTGGGTAAAAAGGGGATATCGTGGCCTTGGAAAGAGACTGATCGAGCAGGATCAGAGGCAAGAACTAATCGTTTTGTATGGCCTGGATTGGCAAATGATCAAGAGAATGATTTATTTGTACAGAAAAGCTCATATTCTGCTGCAAAATCTGAAGGCCACGTTAATGAAAATAATACCCCTGTCAATAATGAGCCATCGGGCTCGTGGTCATCCTCTGTTAATGTTAACAGCACCAGCAGTGTTAGCAGCTTTGGAAGTACTAGCAGTAGTGCAGTTAATAGAGCTGAGATGGATGTCGATTGTTTAGATTACGAAATCTTGTGGGAGGACTTGACAATTGGAGATCAAATTGGGCAAG gttcttgtggaacagtgTATCATGGTCTGTGGTTTGAATCC GAGGTTGCAGTCAAGGTATTCTCGAAGCAGGAATATGCAGATGATGTAATAAATGCCTTCAGAGAGGAG GTATCTCTTATGAAAAGACTTCGGCATCCAAATGTTCTGTTGTTCATGGGAGTTGTGGTTTCATCTCAACGTCTCTGCATTGTCACAGAGTTCCTTCCACG TGGGAGTTTGTTTCAGTTACTACAAAGGAATACTACCAAATTAGGTTGGAGACGGCGTGTCAGTATGGCTTTGGATATT GCACGAGGCATGAATTATCTTCACAATTGCAATCCACCTATCATTCATCGTGATTTGAAGTCTTCAAATCTTCTAGTGGATAAGAATTGGACCGTGAAG GTTGGCGATTTTGGTTTGTCACGTCTCAAGCACAAAACATATCTCACAACAAAGTCGGGGAAAGGAACG CCTCAATGGATGGCGCCTGAAGTTCTTCGCAGTGAACCCTCAGATGAGAA GTCCGATGTTTATAGCTTTGGTGTCATATTATGGGAGCTAGCTACGGAGAAGATACCTTGGGAGAAACACAACGCAATGCAG AATATTTGCAGTTGGTTGCAGCGGTAG
- the LOC107896596 gene encoding uncharacterized protein isoform X4, which translates to METPSAEELLKKIQILEAGHADLKQEISILKQSGGDSKANSTHQRSHSTSPRRPRFPGNAAKLAAWKKDSASFRHSSPLRRESRNNDTVNGDSGTGGDLGVGGRGGAIERTGNVGPAAVNFTNSQYLNIFQSMGQSVHIFDLSGRIIYWNKTAEKLYGYSAAEALEQDAIQLLVDHRDFAVALNIVHCVMTGDSWTGQFPFKNKMGERFLAVATYTPFYDEDDDDDSSLVGIICVSSDTQPLQERRAAVLAGKQPEGDSTFSRSKNAVSAKLGLDPQQPMQTAIASELTNLALKVSNKMKSRIKMGEYCVGREGESGDGHYLDHGCAIAAHSDLKEDAVSSGACTPRGSIYPSAFGVFSPLDEKSPMNTSHDSGDESEGKPAIQKIMTLVGKKGISWPWKETDRAGSEARTNRFVWPGLANDQENDLFVQKSSYSAAKSEGHVNENNTPVNNEPSGSWSSSVNVNSTSSVSSFGSTSSSAVNRAEMDVDCLDYEILWEDLTIGDQIGQGSCGTVYHGLWFESEVAVKVFSKQEYADDVINAFREEVSLMKRLRHPNVLLFMGVVVSSQRLCIVTEFLPRGSLFQLLQRNTTKLGWRRRVSMALDIASTRHELSSQLQSTYHSS; encoded by the exons ATGGAAACCCCTTCAGCAGAGGagcttttgaagaagatccaAATACTTGAAGCGGGACATGCCGATCTCAAGCAagaaatttctattttaaaacaATCCGGTGGCGATTCCAAGGCCAATTCAACTCATCAAAGATCTCACTCTACTTCCCCTCGACGTCCGCGCTTCCCGGGGAACGCGGCGAAGCTTGCTGCTTGGAAGAAAGATTCAGCTTCGTTTCGGCACTCCTCGCCGTTGCGAAGAGAGAGCAGAAACAATGACACTGTCAATGGCGACAGCGGCACCGGAGGAGATTTAGGAGTAGGAGGAAGAGGAGGAGCTATCGAAAGAACCGGGAACGTCGGGCCAGCTGCCGTCAATTTCACTAACAGCCAGTATTTGAATATATTTCAGTCTATGGGGCAATCTGTTCATATATTTGATCTTAGTGGCCGTATAATTTATTG GAATAAAACTGCCGAAAAACTTTATGGTTATTCAGCAGCAGAGGCTTTAGAGCAAGATGCCATTCAACTTCTTGTTGATCATAGGGACTTCGCTGTTGCACTTAATATTGTTCATTGTGTTATGACGGGGGATAGCTGGACTGGGCAATTTCCTTTCAAGAATAAAATGGGGGAGAGGTTTTTGGCTGTTGCAACTTATACTCCTTTTTATGATGAGGATGATGACGATGATAGTTCATTGGTTGGAATCATTTGTGTATCCAGTGATACTCAGCCTTTGCAAGAAAGGAGAGCTGCAGTGTTGGCTGGAAAGCAACCTGAAGGAGATTCAACCTTTAGCCGGTCTAAAAATGCTGTCTCAGCTAAACTTGGTCTGGATCCTCAACAACCTATGCAAACAGCAATTGCATCAGAACTAACAAATTTG GCGCTTAAGGTGAGCAACAAAATGAAGTCCAGAATTAAGATGGGAGAGTATTGTGTCGGTCGTGAAGGAGAAAGTGGAGATGGTCATTATTTGGACCATGGTTGCGCCATCGCAGCTCATTCTGATCTTAAAGAAGATGCAGTTTCCAGTGGAGCTTGTACACCTAGGGGAAGTATTTACCCATCTGCCTTTGGTGTCTTTTCTCCGTTGGATGAAAAGTCCCCCATGAACACCTCTCACGATTCTGGTGATGAGAGTGAAGGAAAACCTGCAATCCAAAAGATTATGACCTTAGTGGGTAAAAAGGGGATATCGTGGCCTTGGAAAGAGACTGATCGAGCAGGATCAGAGGCAAGAACTAATCGTTTTGTATGGCCTGGATTGGCAAATGATCAAGAGAATGATTTATTTGTACAGAAAAGCTCATATTCTGCTGCAAAATCTGAAGGCCACGTTAATGAAAATAATACCCCTGTCAATAATGAGCCATCGGGCTCGTGGTCATCCTCTGTTAATGTTAACAGCACCAGCAGTGTTAGCAGCTTTGGAAGTACTAGCAGTAGTGCAGTTAATAGAGCTGAGATGGATGTCGATTGTTTAGATTACGAAATCTTGTGGGAGGACTTGACAATTGGAGATCAAATTGGGCAAG gttcttgtggaacagtgTATCATGGTCTGTGGTTTGAATCC GAGGTTGCAGTCAAGGTATTCTCGAAGCAGGAATATGCAGATGATGTAATAAATGCCTTCAGAGAGGAG GTATCTCTTATGAAAAGACTTCGGCATCCAAATGTTCTGTTGTTCATGGGAGTTGTGGTTTCATCTCAACGTCTCTGCATTGTCACAGAGTTCCTTCCACG TGGGAGTTTGTTTCAGTTACTACAAAGGAATACTACCAAATTAGGTTGGAGACGGCGTGTCAGTATGGCTTTGGATATTGCAA GCACGAGGCATGAATTATCTTCACAATTGCAATCCACCTATCATTCATCGTGA